In one Alosa alosa isolate M-15738 ecotype Scorff River chromosome 14, AALO_Geno_1.1, whole genome shotgun sequence genomic region, the following are encoded:
- the LOC125307317 gene encoding guanylyl cyclase-activating protein 2-like encodes MGQGESAEHEEVDLAQIQDLCLTFIKECPSGALHLHEFKRIFGVQSTSEEENIYIETIFHSFDTNRDNQLDFMEYTAALHLVLRGKLEDRLKWSFKIYDGDGNGRLDRQEIRHIIKIIYKMKTKNTDIGMTPAEMCDRIFELVDENHDGQISLAEFMEGAQKDEWLMEMLKLDFNAGGWVNQNLIKTP; translated from the exons ATGGGACAAGGAGAGAGTGCAGAACATGAGGAGGTAGACCTTGCGCAAATTCAGGACTTGTGCCTGACATTTATCAAGGAATGCCCGAGTGGAGCATTACACTTACACGAGTTCAAACGGATCTTCGGAGTACAGAGCACATCTGAAGAGGAGAACATCTACATCGAGACGATATTTCACTCCTTTGACACAAACAGG GACAACCAATTAGACTTCATGGAATATACTGCAGCGTTGCATCTTGTACTCCGGGGAAAGCTGGAGGACagactgaagtggtcatttaAAATTTACGATGGAGATGGAAATGGCCGCCTTGACCGTCAAGAAATCAGACACATCATTAAG ATAATTTACAAAATGAAGACCAAGAACACGGATATTGGCATGACTCCCGCTGAAATGTGTGACAGAATATTTGAACTGGTTGATGAGAATCATGATG gTCAAATATCATTGGCAGAGTTCATGGAAGGGGCACAGAAGGACGAGTGGCTGATGGAGATGTTGAAACTAGACTTTAACGCAGGTGGATGGGTCAATCAGAATCTGATCAAAACACCATGA